The Candidatus Glassbacteria bacterium DNA window GCGCGAAAGCCGCGAGCGTGTCAGCTCCGCTATCACCAACAACGGTTTCTCATTCCCCCTCAAGCGAGTCACGATCAACCTGGCCCCGGCCGACGTCAGGAAAGAGGGCGCCGCGTTCGACCTGCCGATCGCCCTGGCCCTGCTGGCCGCCAGCGGTCAGCTCGACAGCGGACGTCTGGAGCGGTTCCTTGTGCTGGGCGAGCTGAGTCTGGACGGGACACTCAAGCCCGTGCGAGGCGCTCTGCCCGTGGCCGCCGGCTGCCGCAAGCTTGGTATAGAAGGGCTTCTGCTGCCGTCGGCAAACGCCGCCGAGGCCGCGGTGGTTGACGATCTAACAGTGATCGGTGTGGATTCCCTGACCTCCGCGGTCCGCTTCCTGGCCGGCGAGAGCAATCCGGCCCCGGTTAAGGTGGACCCGCAAAAACTCTTCGAGTCCGGAGCAAGCTACGGGGTGGATTTCAGCGAGGTAAAGGGTCAGGAACACGCCAAGCGGGCGCTGGAGGTGGCGGCGACGGGCGGGCATAATTTGATGCTGATCGGGCCGCCGGGCAGCGGCAAAACCATGTTGGCCCGCCGGCTTGTGACTATCCTGCCGAAACTCACTCTCGACGAAGCGATCGAAACCACCCGCATCCACAGCGTGGCCGGCCTGACCGGCGAAAAACAGGCGCTGGTCTGCACGAGGCCGTTCCGCAGCCCGCACCACACGATCAGCGACGCGGGCCTGATCGGCGGGGGACGGGTGCCCAAACCCGGCGAGGTCAGCCTGGCCCACAACGGCGTGCTGTTCCTGGACGAGATGCCGGAGTTCCAGAAAAGCGTGCTGGAAGTGATGCGCCAGCCGATGGAGGATGGGGACGTGTCGATCAGCCGCAGCCTGGTCAGCGTGGTCTACCCGGCGCGCTTCATGCTGGCCTGCGCGATGAACCCCTGCCCGTGCGGCTATCAGACCGACCCGGCCCACAACTGCACCTGCAGC harbors:
- a CDS encoding YifB family Mg chelatase-like AAA ATPase, with protein sequence MLSKVLSGSILGIDAFLVEVETDISQGLPSFTLVGLPDNAVRESRERVSSAITNNGFSFPLKRVTINLAPADVRKEGAAFDLPIALALLAASGQLDSGRLERFLVLGELSLDGTLKPVRGALPVAAGCRKLGIEGLLLPSANAAEAAVVDDLTVIGVDSLTSAVRFLAGESNPAPVKVDPQKLFESGASYGVDFSEVKGQEHAKRALEVAATGGHNLMLIGPPGSGKTMLARRLVTILPKLTLDEAIETTRIHSVAGLTGEKQALVCTRPFRSPHHTISDAGLIGGGRVPKPGEVSLAHNGVLFLDEMPEFQKSVLEVMRQPMEDGDVSISRSLVSVVYPARFMLACAMNPCPCGYQTDPAHNCTCSRSQIKRYMSSISGPLLDRIDIHVEVPAVRFEQLSSKREGESSETVRERVERGRSSQLERFANDRGVYCNAHMGRKLLKKHCELSDECRALLSRAVTHYGLSARAHDRILKLARTIADLAAADPIAPEHLAEAIQYRSLDRTAML